In a single window of the Pandoraea pulmonicola genome:
- a CDS encoding Zn-dependent hydrolase yields MQASKASTSATASAALRLNGPALLQQLRDLGEIGADPVAGGRTRVALTDAEKAGRDQVVAWMRELDLDVRIDRIGNIFGTLAAHEASSGDAPPRPLMMGSHIDTVINAGALDGCYGVLGGLAVVRAFRDAGIAPSRPITVAAFTNEEGARFHPDMMGSLVHAGGLSLEEALDAIGTDGARLGDELVRIGYAGDMTPGMLVPHEYLELHIEQGPILEAEGLEIGVVENLQGISWQQITVQGNANHAGTTPTRLRHDAGYVAAAAVAELRRIAVESGTTLATVGTFRVEPGVINVIARKAVFTVDMRDPDEQRLAAGEARFAEFLEKLAQEEGVRVTTERLARFTPVVFDAALADAIEASAKRLGLSHKRMTSGAGHDAQMIARIAPAAMIFVPSRGGISHNPREHTDDDQLVRGAEVLLDVVAQRLGVSR; encoded by the coding sequence TCTGCTGCAGCAACTTCGCGACCTGGGCGAAATCGGCGCCGATCCCGTGGCAGGTGGTCGCACGCGCGTCGCCCTCACGGACGCCGAGAAAGCCGGTCGCGACCAGGTCGTTGCCTGGATGCGCGAACTCGATCTCGACGTGCGGATCGACCGCATCGGCAACATCTTCGGCACGCTCGCCGCGCACGAAGCCTCGTCCGGTGACGCGCCGCCGCGACCGCTCATGATGGGCTCGCACATCGACACCGTGATCAACGCGGGCGCGCTCGACGGCTGCTACGGCGTGCTCGGCGGTCTGGCCGTGGTGCGCGCGTTCCGCGATGCCGGCATCGCGCCGTCGCGACCGATCACCGTGGCTGCGTTCACCAACGAAGAGGGGGCGCGTTTCCATCCGGACATGATGGGATCGCTCGTGCATGCGGGCGGCTTGTCGCTTGAGGAGGCGCTCGACGCCATCGGTACCGACGGCGCCCGCTTGGGCGACGAACTGGTGCGCATCGGCTACGCGGGCGACATGACGCCCGGCATGCTTGTGCCGCACGAATATCTCGAACTGCACATCGAGCAGGGACCGATTCTCGAGGCGGAAGGGCTGGAGATCGGCGTTGTCGAGAATCTGCAAGGGATCTCGTGGCAGCAGATCACCGTGCAGGGCAACGCCAATCACGCCGGGACGACGCCGACGCGCTTGCGCCACGACGCCGGCTACGTCGCTGCCGCGGCCGTCGCCGAACTTCGCCGGATCGCGGTCGAGTCGGGCACCACGCTCGCGACGGTCGGTACGTTCCGCGTCGAGCCGGGCGTCATCAACGTGATCGCGCGCAAGGCGGTGTTCACCGTCGACATGCGAGATCCGGACGAGCAGCGCCTCGCCGCCGGTGAAGCGCGCTTCGCCGAATTCCTGGAGAAACTCGCGCAGGAGGAAGGCGTGCGTGTGACGACAGAGCGTCTGGCGCGCTTCACGCCGGTGGTGTTCGACGCGGCGCTCGCCGATGCCATCGAAGCGAGCGCGAAACGGCTGGGCCTGTCGCACAAGCGCATGACGTCGGGCGCGGGCCACGACGCGCAGATGATCGCGCGCATCGCACCGGCCGCCATGATCTTCGTGCCGAGCCGCGGCGGGATCAGCCACAACCCGCGCGAACATACCGACGACGACCAGCTCGTACGCGGCGCCGAGGTGCTGCTCGACGTCGTCGCACAACGCCTCGGCGTGTCGCGCTGA
- a CDS encoding diaminopropionate ammonia-lyase, with product MLYVNPHVTRAPYPASLQDVMSIARAQESRTWLSHWNGLRPGSTPLRSLPDLAAGLGVRGVLVKDEALRSPLGSFKALGAPIALVRLLLREYEGRGFTAATLFGGEHRGELPDFTAISATDGNHGRALAAAARSIGCRCVIVLHAQVSEEREQAIAAYGAQIVRIAGNYDDSVAEAAALAERHGWHVVSDTSYEGYEAIPRDVMQGYGAIAAEVAEALPGDGSACPVTHVFLQGGVGGLAAGIVSYLWERWGAWRPAFVVVEPAQADCLYQSAMAGKPASASGSVDSVMAGLACGETSPLAWRFLQPSVDAFMTVTDAQAVAAMRRLARGSERDVPFVAGESGGAGLAGLMQAAASPEMAQAIGLNAQSHVLLINTEGATAPSVYAELVGEPAASVLVREQAWQARLPIHGSLV from the coding sequence ATGCTGTACGTCAATCCCCACGTCACGCGCGCGCCGTATCCCGCGTCGCTTCAGGACGTCATGAGCATCGCCCGTGCGCAGGAGAGCCGCACGTGGCTCTCGCACTGGAACGGACTGCGCCCGGGCAGCACGCCGTTGCGTTCGTTGCCCGATCTGGCCGCGGGGCTTGGCGTGCGCGGCGTACTGGTGAAGGACGAAGCGCTGCGCTCCCCGCTCGGCAGCTTCAAGGCGCTGGGCGCGCCGATCGCGCTGGTGCGCCTGCTGTTGCGCGAATACGAAGGACGTGGCTTCACGGCCGCGACGCTGTTCGGCGGCGAGCACCGCGGCGAACTCCCGGACTTCACGGCGATCAGCGCGACCGACGGCAACCATGGCCGCGCGCTCGCGGCGGCGGCGCGGAGCATCGGCTGCCGTTGCGTGATCGTGCTGCACGCACAGGTGAGCGAAGAACGCGAGCAGGCGATCGCGGCGTACGGGGCGCAGATCGTTCGTATCGCGGGCAACTACGACGACTCGGTCGCCGAGGCGGCGGCGCTCGCCGAGCGGCATGGCTGGCATGTGGTTTCCGACACCTCCTACGAAGGTTACGAAGCGATTCCGCGCGACGTCATGCAAGGGTATGGCGCGATCGCGGCGGAGGTCGCCGAGGCGCTGCCCGGCGACGGCTCGGCCTGCCCGGTGACGCATGTTTTCCTGCAAGGCGGCGTGGGCGGATTGGCAGCCGGCATCGTGAGCTATCTCTGGGAGCGCTGGGGCGCCTGGCGTCCGGCGTTCGTGGTGGTCGAGCCGGCGCAGGCCGACTGCCTGTATCAAAGCGCGATGGCAGGCAAGCCGGCGTCCGCCTCGGGATCGGTCGACTCGGTGATGGCCGGCCTGGCGTGCGGAGAGACGTCGCCGCTGGCATGGCGTTTCCTGCAACCGTCGGTCGACGCGTTCATGACGGTCACCGACGCGCAGGCCGTCGCCGCGATGCGGCGTCTCGCGCGCGGCAGCGAGCGCGACGTGCCTTTCGTGGCCGGCGAATCGGGCGGCGCGGGACTGGCCGGTCTGATGCAGGCGGCGGCGTCGCCGGAGATGGCGCAAGCCATCGGTCTGAACGCGCAGTCGCACGTGCTGCTGATCAACACGGAAGGCGCCACGGCGCCGTCCGTGTATGCCGAACTCGTCGGCGAGCCGGCGGCCTCGGTGCTGGTGCGCGAGCAGGCGTGGCAAGCACGCTTACCTATTCACGGGAGCCTCGTATGA